The following is a genomic window from Acidobacteriota bacterium.
TAGCCCAGGTACGAACCGTTCGACGAATAGTAATGGACCGTGAACGCGGTTTGGACGGCCGCCGTGTTGACGAAACCGAGCAGGTTGATGTCCCACGCGGTGCCGATCTTGACCACCGGAAAAACCAGATCGGTGGCGCCGGCATGCACCCCCGGCAGCCCGTCGAACAGGTAGTCCCGCGGATCGCCCGTGGCGCGCATGGACAATTCGAAGCCCAGCAGCGGCTGCGTGGCGCTCACCTTCATGTACGCGGCGTCGGGGTCGGCCTCCGCCAGGCCGCAGGCCACCCAGATCTCGCGGGTGATCTGCTGCAACGGCAGGATCGCCGCGGGCCAGTAGCGCTGGACCAGGCGGGTCCCCGAGAAATCAAACAGCTCGATGAGCACGTTGACCGGCTGGGTGGACAGGTTGGAGAAGGTGATCCCGGTGTAGAAATTCTCCGGATAAGGGACGCTGTTGTAATACACCGTGTAATTGGCGGTCGGAGACAGGCTGTCCCCCTCGGCGGGCGCCGACTTGGCGCTGTCGCCGAGATATACCGCCGGCATGCCGGCCAGCCCGAGGTCGATGAAGGATCCGAAGATTTCAAATCCCACCAGCGGCTGGCTGGACGTGACGGTGATGAACCGGATGAGCGACGGGGTGATCCCGTCGAAAATGCTCGCCAGGAGCCGGACGTACTTGGCGGAGACACCGATGTACTGGGTGTGCCGGGACAGGAAATTGCCGTTTTCGTCGTAGGCATCGAGCCACACCGTCGCCGGGGCGTCGCCCACGTTGATCAGGGTGATGCCGGTGTAGTAAATGTCGTTCTGGACGACGAACGGAAAGATCATCTCATCCGAGCCGGCGGCGAACATGGGCACGGTGACGTAGGACGTGCCGTCCCGGGTCCCGAATTCCAGGGTGCCCGCCAGTTCCGACTCATGGTTCATCCGCACCCAAAGGCCCTGAGCCAGTGCCTGCGAACTGAAGATTGTCGAAACATCGCAGGTGAACAATGCGTTGGGCGCCAGGTTCCGCAGGGTCCAGGTCTCCACCAGCGCTCCCGGCTCGTTGAACGCCAAGAAATCGACGTCGGTGGTGACCAGACCGGTGTTGACCACCGTCAGGCGGGTCCACCAGGTGGCGTCGCTGGCCACATGGCCGGCGATCAGGGATGCGTGCTCGGGCGGCGGCGGCTCGTCCGATGCGGTGAACGCCTTGATGCAGACGTTGGTGTTCGGATAACTGGTGGTGATGTCCGTCCAGGTGGTGCCCGTGGAGCTGGTGAAGCTCTCGCCGGGGTTGGCGGTGGCGGTGGTGGAATAGCCGGCGACCGGCATCTCCAATGCCAGCGGATAGTTGTAGCCGGGCGTGTTGACGCGAATCACCACCGAAAACTTCGTCCCGGCGGTCACCGCGACCGTTGACGGCAGGGGCAGGGTGTAATAGCCGGGGTTGGCCAGCGTCCCCTGCAGGTGGGCCGCCTGGGTACCGCTGGTGGGCGAGGCGCCGACGTTGGTGTAGACGTACGCGTCGTAGGTGGTTCCGGCGCTGAGGGCATAGAACGACACGGCCGCCAAATTCTCCGACGCATCGGCGGTGAAGATGTTGGCCGCCCAGGCGGTGGTGGAAAAGTAACCAAACATCTGGGTCAGGCCCAGCGGGTCATACTGGTAGCAGGCGGAGTAGTTGGTCACGGATTCGATGCCGGTGTACACGTTGAGGCTGGTGGCGACGTTGGCATCGTAGTAGGAAATGTAGAAGTACCCGTTGTCGCCGAACGCCGTGCCCCAGCTGTTGCGGATGAGGAAGGCCCCGTCTCCCGGCGGCACGGTTTTGAAGTTGTTCCGGTCGTAGGCGTCATTCCAGCCGATGATGGTCACGGCATGGTTCGGGTACGCCTTGCCTGAGAAATAGTATGCGTCGGTGGTGGTGTTGAAGGCGGCGTCGCTCCAGTACATGGCGGTGTACACGCCCCCGATGTCCATGACGGCCTGCTTGATGTTGGCGTTGTCGAGCGGACCACTCCGGTCGGGAATGATGACGGTTTCCTGGATGTGCTTTCGCGGCGCCAGGCCGGGCGGCGAGTAGTCCGAGTAGGGATTGTACGGGTCGTCGGCTTCGGCGACAGGACCGCTCCAGCGGGTGAGATACGCGAGCGCCATCCAGTGATTGCCACCTCCGGTGCAGCCGTCCGGATCGAAGCCGGCGGTGTTCTTGAAGTTGTTTTCCGAAATGTCCAGCGTCTCGCCGGGCAGCAGCGTGGTCTCGATTGAGGCGCTGGTGGCGAAAGCCCAGCACGTGCCGCATGGATTCTGGTTTCGGATCGGGGGGACCCGACCCAACGTCCGGAGGTCGTAGCTGGCCGGCGGCGCCGCCTTGGCGCGGTCCTGAAAAATTCTCTGCCCCGTCAGGTGCGACAGGTCGACGGGCGAGGGAATCAGGCCCAGCGGCCAGCCATCCCGGCTGGTCGTGAGCGGCCGGCCGGCTTGCTGATAGGCGATGAAATCGGCCGGCATGGGTGCGAGCCGGGGTGTTGCGGGCGTCTCCAGGTCGCTCGCTGACACCACGCTGCCGAGAAACACGGTGGCGATCACACAGGCCCACACGATGCGACTCCGATGTCTGGCCATGGGGCACCCCCTGCCGTTGAATCGGGAGTAGATTACAGCGGAATTGTATCAAAAGATGGCAGTGGCACGCAATCGGCGAGGCCGGGCCGGAGGGCGAGGGACGGAGGGCTCGATGAGGGGCGGAGGTGTATCGGTGTGCTTGTCAGGGGGCCGGCTGGAGAGTACAATGAGCGCATTGAATATAAACGACAGACTGGTCGATGATGCAGGTTCCGGCGGCTTCCGGGTGCCGCCGGGCATGTTCAACAGCCCATGGGAGGAGGATCCATGCCGAGGAAACTGGTGGAGATTCTGCTGGCCCTGGCGGGTGTGAGTTTTCTGCTGGCCGTCTTGATCCGCTTTAAAATCTTGTCCGTGGCCATGCTCAACATCGCCCCCCACACCTTCCTGAATGTCACCGAGATCCTGCTCGTCGCCGCAGTGGCTGTGGGTGTTTACGGGCTGCTGCCGGCGCCGGCGAAGGTCGAGAAGAAGGAGTAGGCTCGACCGCAGGCCGCTGCGCCACCCGATCCGGACGGTGGAAGCGGCCAACGCCCTCCCGGTCGGCGGTATCAGCGGGACGCCGAACGGCCGTGCCGGTCAATCTCGTCCTGCCAGCGGGCGGCTAATGTCCGGCGTGCGCTCCGGATGGCCGCGTGAGCTGGCAGGCGGCGTTCCACGCCCAGGATCCGGTGGACGGTTACGATCCCCAACAAGGCATTGCTCAGAAATACCGCATCCGCGGCGGCCAGATCGCGGGGGGTCAACACCGCTTCTCGAGCCCGCCCCCCCTCCAGCAGCAGGCGGCGGATGACGCCCGGTAGCGCACCGTCGGCTGCTCGCGGCGTCAGCGCCTCCCCGTGGCGCACCACGTACAGCGTCGTCCGGCTCCCGTCGCACAGCCGGCCGGACGTGTTCAGGACGACGGCCTCGTCGGCACCCGCTTGGCGGGCCGCCTGAATCAGGCGCATGTTCTCCAGGTAGGACATGGTCTTGTGCCGACTCAGCGGGCTGGCTGCGTGGCGGCGCCATTGGTCGAACACCAGCAGCGTGGCCGGGTTGCGCATCGACCGCGGCGGCCGGCCGAACCAGACCATCAACCGCCCGTCGGCGGCGACGAGTTTCAGCGCGCCGTCAGCGCCGGCGGGCACCGCGTGGCTGACGGCGAATCGCCGGACGGTGTCTGCGTCGGGCGGCGGCGGCAGATCCAGCGCGGCCAGTCCGTCGCGGAGACGCTCCAGGTGCAGCTTCAGCAACAGGGGCACGCCGGCCGCAACCCGGACGGTCTCGAAGAGCCCGTAGCCGTGCTGCAGCGCGGAGCACGGCAGGTCGACGGTGGTCTCGGTCGTCAGCTCAAGCATGCGACGATGGACCTCCCCTTGGCGACGGTCTCCAGATATTCGGCCGCCGGGTCGGAGTCCCACACCACGCCGCCACCGACGCCGAAGCGCAGCTCGCCGCCCGCTTCCCAGCAGGTCCGGATGGCGATGTTGAAGTCGCATTGCCCGAAATCGGCGCTGAGCCAGCCGATGGCGCCGGTGTAGACCTGGCGCGGCAGCGCCTCCAGCTCCCGGATGCGGATCATGGCGGCCAGCTTGGGGCAGCCGGTGATGGACCCGCCGGGGAACAGCGCGGCCAGCAGACCGCCCAGACCCAGACCCGGCACCGGCGCGCCCACCACGTCCGCCACCAGGTGGTGAACGTTGGCGAATGTCTCCAGGCGCGGATACGCCGCCACGGTGACCGACGGTGCGACACACACCCGGGACAGGTCGTTGCGGATCAGATCGGTGATCATGGCCAGCTCCGCCAGGTCCTTGGCGCTCCCCAGCAGCTCGCGGCGCCGCCGGCCGTCCTCGTTTCCGTCCGCTCCCCGGCCGATGGTCC
Proteins encoded in this region:
- a CDS encoding aminotransferase class IV; the protein is MLELTTETTVDLPCSALQHGYGLFETVRVAAGVPLLLKLHLERLRDGLAALDLPPPPDADTVRRFAVSHAVPAGADGALKLVAADGRLMVWFGRPPRSMRNPATLLVFDQWRRHAASPLSRHKTMSYLENMRLIQAARQAGADEAVVLNTSGRLCDGSRTTLYVVRHGEALTPRAADGALPGVIRRLLLEGGRAREAVLTPRDLAAADAVFLSNALLGIVTVHRILGVERRLPAHAAIRSARRTLAARWQDEIDRHGRSASR